One stretch of Zingiber officinale cultivar Zhangliang chromosome 6B, Zo_v1.1, whole genome shotgun sequence DNA includes these proteins:
- the LOC121992655 gene encoding elongation factor 2-like has product MVKFTAEELRRIMDLKHNIRNMSVIAHVDHGKSTLTDSLVAAAGIIAQEVAGDVRMTDTRADEAERGITIKSTGISLYYEMTDESLKNFKGERAGNEYLINLIDSPGHVDFSSEVTAALRITDGALVVVDCVEGVCVQTETVLRQALGERIRPVLTVNKMDRCFLELQVDGEEAYQTFSRVIENANVIMATYEDPLLGDVQVYPEKGTVAFSAGLHGWAFTLTNFAKMYATKFGVDESKMMERLWGENFFDPATKKWTTKNSGSPSCKRGFVQFCYEPIKQIIATCMNDQKDKLWPMLQKLGVTMKSDEKELIGKALMKRVMQTWLPASTALLEMMIFHLPSPSKAQRYRVENLYEGPLDDIYANAIRNCDPEGPLMLYVSKMIPASDKGRFFAFGRVFSGRVSTGMKVRIMGPNYVPGQKKDLYVKSVQRTVIWMGKKQESVEDVPCGNTVAMVGLDQYITKNATLTNEKEVDAHPIRAMKFSVSPVVRVAVQCKLASDLPKLVEGLKRLAKSDPMVVCTIEESGEHIVAGAGELHLEICLKDLQEDFMGGAEIIVSDPVVSFRETVLEKSCRTVMSKSPNKHNRLYMEARPMEEGLAEAIDDGRIGPRDDPKVRSKILSEEFGWDKDLAKKIWCFGPETTGPNMVVDMCKGVQYLNEIKDSVVAGFQWASKEGALAEENMRAICFEVCDVVLHADAIHRGGGQVIPTARRVIYAAQLTAKPRLLEPVYLVEIQAPEQALGGIYGVLNQKRGHVFEEMQRPGTPLYNIKAYLPVIESFGFSSTLRAATSGQAFPQCVFDHWDMMSSDPLEPASQAGQLVADIRKRKGLKEQMTPLSEFEDKL; this is encoded by the coding sequence TCTAGTGGCAGCTGCTGGTATTATTGCACAGGAAGTTGCCGGAGATGTTAGGATGACAGATACACGAGCGGATGAAGCTGAACGTGGCATTACAATCAAGTCCACTGGAATCTCTCTTTATTATGAAATGACTGATGAGTCTCTGAAGAACTTCAAGGGTGAAAGAGCTGGCAATGAATACCTCATTAACTTGATAGATTCACCTGGGCATGTTGATTTTTCATCCGAGGTCACAGCTGCTTTGCGTATTACTGATGGTGCGCTAGTTGTTGTTGACTGTGTTGAGGGAGTATGTGTTCAGACTGAAACAGTTCTTCGACAAGCTCTAGGAGAAAGAATCAGGCCAGTGTTGACCGTCAATAAGATGGACCGTTGCTTCCTTGAGCTTCAAGTTGATGGAGAAGAAGCATATCAAACATTCTCTCGAGTTATTGAGAATGCGAATGTCATTATGGCTACTTATGAGGATCCCCTTCTCGGTGATGTCCAAGTTTATCCAGAAAAGGGGACTGTTGCCTTTTCTGCTGGATTGCATGGATGGGCTTTCACCTTGACTAACTTTGCAAAGATGTATGCAACTAAGTTTGGAGTTGATGAGTCCAAAATGATGGAGAGGCTTTGGGGTGAGAACTTCTTTGACCCTGCAACAAAGAAATGGACTACTAAGAATTCCGGTTCTCCTTCATGTAAGCGTGGATTTGTTCAATTCTGCTACGAGCCGATTAAGCAAATTATTGCCACCTGCATGAATGATCAGAAGGATAAACTATGGCCGATGCTGCAGAAGCTTGGTGTCACCATGAAGTCTGATGAGAAAGAGTTGATTGGGAAAGCGTTAATGAAGCGGGTCATGCAAACTTGGTTGCCTGCCAGCACTGCCCTTCTTGAAATGATGATCTTCCACCTTCCTTCTCCCTCCAAGGCACAGAGGTATCGTGTTGAGAACTTGTATGAAGGTCCGCTTGATGATATTTATGCAAATGCAATCAGGAACTGTGATCCAGAGGGACCGCTTATGTTGTATGTCTCAAAGATGATTCCAGCTTCTGACAAGGGCAGGTTCTTTGCTTTTGGCCGTGTTTTCTCTGGAAGGGTTTCAACGGGCATGAAGGTAAGGATTATGGGGCCCAACTATGTTCCTGGACAGAAGAAAGATTTGTATGTTAAGAGTGTCCAGCGAACTGTTATCTGGATGGGTAAGAAGCAAGAGTCTGTGGAGGATGTTCCTTGTGGAAACACAGTTGCTATGGTTGGCCTGGACCAGTACATTACCAAGAATGCAACGTTGACCAATGAGAAAGAAGTGGATGCTCATCCTATTAGAGCAATGAAGTTTTCAGTTTCTCCCGTGGTTCGTGTTGCAGTGCAATGTAAGTTAGCTTCTGATCTTCCAAAACTCGTAGAAGGGCTGAAACGGTTAGCCAAATCAGATCCCATGGTGGTGTGTACAATTGAGGAATCTGGTGAGCACATTGTTGCTGGTGCTGGTGAGCTGCATCTTGAGATTTGCTTGAAAGATCTGCAGGAAGATTTCATGGGTGGAGCAGAGATCATTGTCTCAGATCCTGTGGTTTCGTTCCGTGAAACTGTGTTGGAGAAATCATGCAGGACTGTTATGAGCAAATCACCAAACAAGCACAACAGACTCTACATGGAAGCCCGGCCTATGGAGGAAGGCCTTGCTGAGGCAATTGATGATGGGCGTATTGGCCCTAGAGATGATCCTAAAGTGAGATCGAAGATTCTATCTGAGGAATTCGGCTGGGACAAGGATCTCGCCAAGAAGATCTGGTGCTTTGGGCCTGAGACTACTGGTCCAAACATGGTGGTTGATATGTGTAAAGGAGTTCAGTACCTTAATGAGATCAAGGATTCTGTTGTAGCTGGATTTCAGTGGGCTTCAAAGGAAGGAGCATTGGCTGAAGAAAATATGCGCGCTATTTGTTTTGAGGTGTGTGATGTGGTGCTCCATGCTGATGCTATTCACAGAGGTGGCGGTCAAGTTATTCCAACAGCGAGAAGAGTCATATACGCAGCTCAATTGACTGCCAAACCAAGACTTCTTGAACCAGTCTACCTGGTGGAAATCCAGGCTCCTGAGCAAGCTCTTGGCGGTATCTATGGTGTCCTTAATCAGAAGAGAGGTCATGTCTTCGAAGAGATGCAGAGGCCAGGGACTCCCTTATACAACATCAAGGCGTATCTTCCAGTCATCGAGTCATTTGGTTTCTCTAGCACTCTGAGGGCTGCCACATCCGGGCAGGCCTTCCCACAGTGCGTGTTTGATCACTGGGACATGATGTCATCTGATCCTCTGGAGCCAGCATCCCAGGCTGGGCAGCTGGTGGCAGATATCAGGAAGCGCAAGGGCCTCAAGGAACAGATGACTCCTCTCTCCGAATTTGAAGACAAGCTTTAA